In Trueperaceae bacterium, the sequence GGCTCCATACTCCTCGCACTTGCAGGACCAACGGAGGTACCAGATGAACCGCAGACTAACCACCACGCTACTCACCGGCCTGACGATCGCGCTCCTCGCCGCTTGCGGCGCCCCGGAGCCGGTGAAGGAGACGAGCCGCACGCCCATGGGCCTCACCATCAACCCGAACGTGGTGAAGGCCGGCGAGGTGGGCACCTCCTACACCTTCACGCTCAACGCCACCGGGCTGAAGGGCAGGAGCGAACTCGCCACCTTCAAGTGGAGCTTCTCGGGCGGCGCCTCCGGCGAACTCGAGGTCGCGGTCGAGAACGGCGCGGCCACCCTCGACGTCGCTCAGGCGTTCGACGCCGCCGGCGTCTACGGCCTGGTGGCCTCGGTCGACACGGGCGCTCGGGCCGCCACGGCCTCGGCCGTCATCAGCATCGGCGAGGCGGCGCCCGAGCGCGAGGCGGAGTTGACGACCTGCGGCGACTGGGTGACCAAGCAGCAGGGCGCCTACGGCGTGACCATCGACCGCTGGGACGTCAGCTCCGTGCCGGTGGGCGCCGTGTTCGACCTCAAGTTCGACACCATCGGCATCCCCGACCGCATCTTGATCGAGTACCCGAGCGGCACCTACGCTCACGACACCGGCTGGCGCGGCGACGCGAAGCATGACGGCGATGCCCTCTACCCCGGCGGCGTGGTGGGCGGCGCCACCGGCGAGGCGCGCGCCATCTTCACCAAGGGCAGCGACAACGAGTTCACCGCCACGGTGTTCGGCCCCGACGTGAAGACGCGCTGGAGCTACGAGGTGCGTTGCCGCGTACCGGGACGCTGAACCTAGGCCCAACCCAGGAAAGTTCGCCGCGTGCGGCCCCTCCCTCGAGGGGCCGCACGCTGTGCATAATCTCGCCGAGCCGCTCCAGGCGGCGTGTTACGTTCTGCTAACGTGCCTCGCGCACTCAACCGTAGTCTCTAACCGTGGTCTCTAGGAGGAGCCCCATGAAGTCCAACTTCGCACGAGTGGCGAGCCTCGTAATCGCGGCGATCGTCCTGTCGGCCTGCTCCACCATCTTCCCGAACCAGCCGGACCGGTTGATGTTGGGGCTGTCGCCCACTAACGAGCTTGGGTACGAGATCGACGCCATGGGCATCATCACCGTCAAGTCGCGGGACCTCATCCTGTCTACCAAGGCCGGCACGCCGGCCACGAACGTCACCGGTTACCGCGTCGATTACTACGACGAGCTCAACGTGCTCGTCGGTGCCGGTGGCGACGACCCCCAATCGTTGAACGTGACCGTCCCTGCCGGACTCGTGTGTGACAACCCCGTGCCCGGCGTGGGCTGCACGAACCTGTCCCAGAACGCCCGCCCGGGCAACGGCATGGCCATCGAGGTTCCCGGCCTCGGCACGCAGCTTCTCAACGTCGACGTGGCGCAGGCCCACGTCGCCGCGGGGTTCCCCTCGGGCTGGTACGCGGTCGTCACCTTGTACTACGAGAACGCGCGCGGGACCTTCCAGCAGGAGTACGTGCTGTACATCGCCGTGCCCAACTGAGACCCGCAGCCAGCCTTCGGCTTGAGCCGTTCGCCTCCCCGGCCAGGAAACCGTTCCGGCCGGGGAGTACCCTTGGCACGCCGCCGGGAGCGGCCGGAGGGGAGCAAGCCGCGGCTTCCTGACGCTGTAAGTAACGCGTCAGTCGACCCTGATAGCCTGCCGTTCGGATGTCAGGGCATGTCTAGAACCACAGTCCGTCTCGGCTTCACGATCCTGGAAGTGCTCGTGGCCTTGGCCATCGTCGGGGTGCTCGCGGGCATCGGCGCCGCGACCTTGCGGGAACCGCCGGCCCGACTTGCTGCCAACAGTTACCGTTCGTTCCTGCAGAACGCGCGGCACGTGGCGATCAGCAGGAACCGTCCCGTGCTGATCAGTGCCGACGCCGCCTCGCGCACCATAAGCATGCTGGTCGCCAGCACGTCGGCAGCGAGCAACTGCGAGGCGTTCACCTCCCAGCAGGCCGCGTTCGATGCCACCGAGTACCGCCAGGTGGCGTTCACCACCGACACCGCCGACGGTCGACTGCTCTGGCTGCCCAACGGCCGGCCGGGTCATTGCGGGGGCGGCATAGCCGGTACCACCACGTCGTTCTCCGACGGCAAGCGGACGTTCAGCGTCGAGGTGTCCCCCGCCGGTCAGGTACGGGTCGGATCACAGTGAGGTCGGGCAGCGGGCTCACGCTGGTCGAGGTGATCGTGGCCATGGCCATCCTGGCGGTCGGCATCTTGGCGGTGTTCATGCTCCAGGCCACGTCGCTTAGGGGTACCCGCACCGCCGCCGCTTCGCAGACGCTCACGAACATGGCGCAAAGCGAGCTGCAGCTCCAGCGGGAGTTCAGCCGTCACGTGAGGTCGCCCGTGAGGGGCGAGACGTGCCGGTCGTTGGCGGACGGCGACGACCTGTACGACTGCGAGGTGCGCGTGTTCCCGTGTGAGCTGGTGGGGGGCTCGCTCGTGTGCCGGAACGGCGACGTGGCTACCGCCGACGCCCGGCAGGTCACCGTCATCGTCACTGCCCGAGACGGCGCCAGCGCCGAGGTCTCGACGGTGGTGAAGTGAGGTGAGGAGCAACCGAGCCGGATTCACGGTGGTGGAGTTGCTGATCGCCGCCGCGATGATGCTGGTCGTCCTCGGCGCCGCCCTGTCGGTCTACTCGAGCGGCGTGCGCGCCAACCGGGTCACCTCGGACGTCTCGGAGCGCCGAGAGGAGATCCAGGCCGCCGTCGCGCTGCTGCAGTACGAGATCTCGTTGGCCGGCTACCGTTGCGTCGACGCCGGCGCCGTCACGCGCACGCTGGCTGGCGCGCCGCTCACCGTCGTCGACGGTGGCAGTCCTTCGGCGCCGGATAGGATCATCGTTCGCTTCCACGAGGACCGCTACGGCGCCACCGGGTGCGTTCCTCAGGTCGTGGAGTTCTTCGTTCGCGACGGCACGCTCTTCAGGAAGGGNNNNNNNNNNNNNNNNNNNNNNNNNNNNNNNNNNNNNNNNNNNNNNNNNNNNNNNNNNNNNNNNNNNNNNNNNNNNNNNNNNNNNNNNNNNNNNNNNNNNCCGAATGCTTCTAGTAGGAGGACGTCACACCATGCCTGCCACCCCGCCGCCCACCCGACGCCAGAGCGGCATCGCGGTGGTGTCCGCCCTCGTCATACTGTTGGCTCTCACCGCGTTCGGCCTCAGCTCGGTGTTCTTGACCCAGATGAACTTGGGCATCGCTCGGAACGCACAAGCGACGGTGCGCGCCGACAACAACGCCGCGAGTGGCCTGAACGTCGCCTTCGTGAGGCTGCAGGACGAGTACCGCGTCACCGGGGAGTTGCCGGCGAGCCTCACGCTGCCGACCATCACCGGGCAGGGTTTCGCGCCAACCTATGCCCTCACCCACTACGTGCGCTACAGCACGACCACCGCGTATGTCGCGGTCACGGGCACCGCTCCCGGCCAGGGGGAGTACCTGGCGGAGGCCGTGGTGAGCGTGCAGGGTAACTCGGGTTTGCCGCCGTACTTCGGTTACGGCCTCTCCACCGAGGGGGTGTTCGAGGCGTCGGGCAACGCCTGGTACGTCAACGCGGGCGTGCACGCGAACATGGGCTTCAAGTTCAGCGGCAACCAACACTTCCGGACCTGCGTGGAGCGGAACGCCGACGGCACCTGTGGTCGCGACGAGGTGGTTCCCAGCGACTCGCTGGCGGTGTCCGCCTCGCCGGGCGCGACCGTGTGCGCCGTGAGCGGCAACGGCATCCCCAAGAGCGCCATCTGCGCCGACGGTGGCCCTCGCCACCTCACGGACCCCATCACCATCGACCCGGAGTTCGGCGCGCGTCAGGTCGAACTGATGCAGTCGATCTCGAAGGGTCCGAGCCACTCGCACGTGCTCGGCATCGACTGCGACGTCATCTTCCGGAGCGCTCCGAAGAGCAGGGACCTGCCCGACGCGTTCGCTTCCGTCCCGGCAGGCTCGACCATCTGCGTCGAGAGTGGCGCCGTGAAGATCTCGGGCAACTGGTCCATCGCCGAGCGCACCGTCGTGGCGCGCGACAACATCGACTTCTCAGGCAACTGGTCCATGCGCGACATGACCCTCGTGTCCACGACCGGCAGCATCTCCGGCTCCGGCAACAGCCCGATGGCGAACGTGCGCGTGTTCGGGCGCGACGGGGTCAAGTTCAGCGGCAACCACGACGTCACCGGCATCAGCACCTTCGCGTCCGGCGGGGACGTTCAGCTCTCCGGCAACGCCCACGCCGTGGCGGCTCCGGGCGGCGGCTCGGGCATCGGCACCGCCATCATCGCCGGGGGCGACATCAAGATCAGCGGCAACAGTCGGCTCTACATCGCCGCTGTGGCGGGCGGGTCGTTCCACAAGTCGGGCAACGCCGACTACGTGGGCCGGGTGGCCTCCAAGGGCAACCTCAAGATCTCGGGGAACTTCGACATCGACTCGGGCGTGGCCATCGTCACGGACGAGTTCGTCGTCCAGGGCGATGCCACCTTGCGAGTGATCAGTCGGCGCTGAGTCAGAACCGGGGCCGGGATGCCGTCCCTGCGGGCACCAAGTCGCCTGCCGGCTGCCGGCTACCTTGCAGTCGTTGGCACGCCTGCGACAGCATCAAGCCGCGCGAGACCTAGCAACGGTGGGAGTCTAGGAAGCCAACGGCAGGTGGGGTGGACTCTGCGTCCACCCCACCTGCCCTTTACAATGGTCTCTTCTACTGCAGTTGTTCGCGCTGCCCGAAGCTGAACAGCTTCACCGACTTGACGCCGTCGGTTCCGACGGTCGGGAAGTAGGGCGGTGCCACGCCGGCGGCCATGCGGCGGTCGTACGTGAAGGAGCGGCCGTAGCCAGTGGAGTTCTTGCCGGTGCTGGCGTTGAAGGTGCCGAACGCGCCGTAGTAGTACTCGATGATGCCGCCGGTGAGGTGGACGGAGCCGCGCTCGGAGCCACTGTCGTAGTCCTCGACGGAGACCCTGCCTTCGCCACTCAT encodes:
- a CDS encoding prepilin-type N-terminal cleavage/methylation domain-containing protein, translated to MRSGSGLTLVEVIVAMAILAVGILAVFMLQATSLRGTRTAAASQTLTNMAQSELQLQREFSRHVRSPVRGETCRSLADGDDLYDCEVRVFPCELVGGSLVCRNGDVATADARQVTVIVTARDGASAEVSTVVK
- a CDS encoding prepilin-type N-terminal cleavage/methylation domain-containing protein, giving the protein MRSNRAGFTVVELLIAAAMMLVVLGAALSVYSSGVRANRVTSDVSERREEIQAAVALLQYEISLAGYRCVDAGAVTRTLAGAPLTVVDGGSPSAPDRIIVRFHEDRYGATGCVPQVVEFFVRDGTLFRKG
- a CDS encoding GspH/FimT family pseudopilin encodes the protein MSRTTVRLGFTILEVLVALAIVGVLAGIGAATLREPPARLAANSYRSFLQNARHVAISRNRPVLISADAASRTISMLVASTSAASNCEAFTSQQAAFDATEYRQVAFTTDTADGRLLWLPNGRPGHCGGGIAGTTTSFSDGKRTFSVEVSPAGQVRVGSQ